A DNA window from Gorilla gorilla gorilla isolate KB3781 chromosome 6, NHGRI_mGorGor1-v2.1_pri, whole genome shotgun sequence contains the following coding sequences:
- the LOC101141921 gene encoding LOW QUALITY PROTEIN: TRPM8 channel-associated factor 2 (The sequence of the model RefSeq protein was modified relative to this genomic sequence to represent the inferred CDS: inserted 5 bases in 3 codons; deleted 1 base in 1 codon; substituted 1 base at 1 genomic stop codon), translating into MATTPTAAFKALIDGVTXDLPRDPIPSELLIRESTFPMMVNDKGQVLTAAASYSQGCLVVVSHESYLLHAGLALYLLNTVSWLCPCSGDPVGAYPSLAPLVNILQDCGVEAQIEPEPGEPXGVYCISAFNDTMTAMLIXLVXHGGGLLIGGQAWYWVSKLGHDKVLCRFPGNKVTSVVGVYFPDTCGDRERFKVSKKIPKIPLYVR; encoded by the exons ATGGCGACAACTCCCACTGCTGCTTTCAAGGCCCTCATTGATGGAGTGAC AGATCTACCCAGAGACCCCATCCCCAGTGAACTCCTTATTAGAGAGTCTACCTTCCCCATGATGGTGAATGACAAGGGTCAGGTGCTCACTGCCGCCGCCTCCTACAGCCAAGGCTGCCTCGTGGTTGTGTCCCATGAGAGCTACCTGTTGCATGCTGGCTTGGCTCTATATCTCCTCAACACAGTGAGCTGGCTCTGTCCTTGTTCTGGGGATCCCGTAGGAGCGTACCCATCCTTGGCACCACTAGTAAATATCCTGCAGGACTGTGGTGTTGAGGCACAGATTGAGCCAGAACCAGGAGAGC TGGGGGTTTACTGCATCAGTGCCTTCAATGACACCATGACTGCAATGCTGATCTAGTTGGT ACATGGAGGGGGCTTGCTTATCGGGGGCCAGGCCTGGTACTGGGTCAGCAAACTTGGCCATGACAAGGTGCTGTGCAGGTTCCCTGGGAACAAAGTGACAAGTGTGGTTGGAGTGTACTTCCCCGACACCTGTGGGGACAGAGAGCGCTTCAAGGTCTCC AAGAAGATTCCCAAGATCCCACTCTACGTCAGGTGA